A single window of Aphidius gifuensis isolate YNYX2018 linkage group LG1, ASM1490517v1, whole genome shotgun sequence DNA harbors:
- the LOC122860442 gene encoding DNA-directed RNA polymerase I subunit RPA12 → MSNYRNNDDNETLGFKTDLGFCSDCGSILPLLGPKGGVTCYACKRVWGPEVFGDLAMKYTIKFNNIDTYANDKNTLDDDEDADGPVVERKCSECGNDQMSYATVQLRSADEGQTVFYTCTKCKHKETENS, encoded by the exons atgagTAATTATCGAAATAACGACGATAATGAAACACTCGGTTTTAAAACTGACCTTGGATTTTGTTCTGATTGTGGATCAATTCTTCCACTTCTTGGTCCAAAAGGTGGTGTCACTTGTTATGCCTGTAAACGTGTATGGGGTCCGGAAG taTTTGGTGATTTAGCTATGAAATATaccatcaaatttaataacattgaTACTTATGCTAATGACAAAAATactcttgatgatgatgaagatgctGATGGTCCAGTTGTCGAAAGAAAATGCAGTGAATGTGGTAATGATCAAATGTCATATGCAACTGTTCAATTAAGATCAGCTGATGAAGGACAAACTGTTTTTTACACATGTACTAAGTGCAA acaCAAGGAAActgaaaattcataa
- the LOC122847711 gene encoding uncharacterized protein LOC122847711: MGSAWATPLNGENQVLFDFTTIKNIDNWNESSDTVRTVGMSKGILTLQKTQVFQRAIFFSLLNPQPNGAGFAGVRTLTNLDLLNYDNIEMTCRGQGENKEYKIVLRHHGQSSNDDISYEQFFTAPMSSDKFTTIILPLENFKPYYRGREQPDAQPLDKKNITMFGLQIYGGVYSSFKQKGVSSLEIEKIIATSSQQQ, translated from the exons ATGGGTTCTGCATGGGCAACACCATTAAAtgg aGAAAATCAAGTGTTATTTGattttacaacaataaaaaatatcgataactGGAATGAATCATCAGACACTGTAAGAACAGTTGGAATGTCAAAAGGAATTTTAACACTTCAAAAGACCCAAGTTTTTCAAAgagctatatttttcagtTTGCTAAATCCCCAGCCAAATGGTGCTGGTTTTGCTGGTGTTAGAACTCTGACaaatttagatttattaaattacgaTAACATCGAAATGACGTGTCGTGGACAAggagaaaataaagaatacaAAATTGTACTGAGGCATCATGGACAATCATCAAACGATGATATTTCTTATGAACAATTTTTCACa gCACCAATGTCAAGtgataaatttacaacaattattttaccacTGGAAAATTTTAAACCATATTATCGTGGACGTGAACAACCAGATGCTCAAcctcttgataaaaaaaatataacaatgttTGGATTACAAATTTACGGTGGTGTTTATTCATCATTCAAACAAAAAGGTGTATCATCAttggaaattgaaaaaatcattGCAACATCAAgccaacaacaataa
- the LOC122860440 gene encoding uncharacterized protein LOC122860440 yields the protein MVASATGSSKVMFDFTRTDQVGNWIESSDTIKTTGMSKAVIAIQKTNLVQRGILFTLFNPRPNKLGYAAVKCDANFDLTGYNCITIKCRGQGVNLKYKMLLRHKGMDTNSIVYGQIFTAPDNEFATIKLPITDFKPYLRGQEISIEDNPLDKSKITSISLKVDMGPYLPDNQPGVAALEIDWIKAIK from the exons ATGGTTGCATCAGCAACTGG aaGTAGTAAAGTTATGTTCGATTTTACTCGAACAGATCAAGTTGGAAATTGGATTGAATCATCAGACACAATTAAAACAACTGGTATGTCAAAAGCTGTTATTGctattcaaaaaacaaatttagtaCAAAGAGGAATATTATTTACGTTATTTAATCCAAGACCAAATAAACTTGGCTATGCTGCTGTTAAATGTGAtgctaattttgatttaactgGTTATAATTgtataacaattaaatgtcGTGGTCAAggtgttaatttaaaatacaaaatgttaTTGAGACACAAAGGAATGGATAcaaattcaattgtttatgGACAAATATTTacg gcaCCTGATAATGAATTTGCAACAATAAAACTACCAATTACAGATTTTAAGCCTTATTTACGTGGACAGGAAATTTCAATTGAAGATAATCCATtggataaatcaaaaataacaagtatCAGTTTAAAAGTTGATATGGGACCTTATTTACCTGATAATCAACCAGGTGTTGCTGCATTGGAAATTGATTGGATCAAAGCAATTAAATGA